In Streptomyces qaidamensis, one DNA window encodes the following:
- a CDS encoding glycosyl hydrolase 115 family protein, whose protein sequence is MAAAGAAPLLPVTAAEAAPSVRRPDFPLLRDGTAVDVFVDAADDPAVIRAAGDLQADVERVGGVRPRLLHTVPPRAELLVVVGTIGASPVIDRLIAQRRLDVSRVKGRWEASVTQVVDSPLPGVGRALVIAGSDRRGTVYGVYDTSERIGVSPWYWWADVPVVRRDTVTVPAGPFVRREPAVRYRGVFINDEQNLTTWSRRTQEPDKNIGPKTYERVFELLLRLKANYLWPAMHPYSDFFNKHRENPELAERYGIVVGSSHPEAMLRNGVHEWQPWAEEHRNPDGTLPVYDYTVNPAVISDYWRARARQNAGYESSWTIGMRGLHDSALETKHATTVPEKVAVMNDIIADQRRILAEEVGPAAEPQIFIPYKEVLELYNAGVEVPDDVTLIWPDDNHGNMRQLPDESERRRPGGNGIYYHLSYWGRPRSYLWLDTTQLGKVWQELRRVHEHQADRMWIFNVGDIKSIETGLSFCLDMAWDVDRWGPGDVEDFLVEWAGRQFGRRYGSEIAAIRTEYYRLAAQRRPEFIDKAVFSTVHHGDEAGGRMTDYEQLLDRVRRLGAKLPEGYRDAYFQLVEYPVHGAYLMNLKYYWADRNALAVRQGRGAGTNRFADLAEAAHAEEQAITRRYNTQIAGGKWDGIVNPYPSEIPKAPGRPAVTRIPRQETSGLEVAAEGNETGAGRPLSFSSYTRDRRFVDVFNTGFLPLEWRAEPSAPWIRLSTTGGELTDQVRVWAEIDWPRVPQGTHRPTLTFTGAGRSLEVPLLVVDDGERARRRARGFVEAHGHVSIDAAHFDREVPRGGARWRTVRGLGRRTAAVEAVPTTAPSITEDLTVRSPELRYRIRLTTAGTFPVTVFRLPSLDERGKRRVAVALDDQPPTVLSGQAIATGNRGDAWARNVEEGVEKLTARVTVAEPGEHVLRVFMVDPGMAVDQIVIDTGGLPASHLAPPESYHRVFNPDPALAPGVAAQDR, encoded by the coding sequence ATGGCAGCCGCAGGCGCCGCTCCCCTGCTTCCCGTCACCGCCGCCGAGGCCGCCCCCTCGGTCCGCCGCCCCGACTTCCCCCTGCTCCGGGACGGCACCGCCGTGGACGTGTTCGTGGACGCGGCGGACGACCCCGCCGTCATCCGCGCGGCCGGTGACCTCCAGGCCGACGTGGAGCGCGTCGGCGGCGTGCGGCCACGGCTCCTGCACACCGTGCCACCGCGCGCCGAACTCCTCGTCGTGGTGGGGACGATCGGCGCGAGCCCGGTGATCGACCGCCTCATCGCACAGCGGCGCCTGGACGTCTCCCGGGTGAAGGGCCGCTGGGAGGCGTCCGTCACCCAGGTCGTGGACAGCCCGCTGCCCGGTGTGGGGCGCGCCCTGGTCATCGCCGGAAGCGACCGCCGCGGCACGGTCTACGGCGTGTACGACACCTCTGAACGCATCGGCGTATCGCCCTGGTACTGGTGGGCCGACGTCCCCGTGGTCCGCCGCGACACGGTGACGGTCCCGGCGGGCCCCTTCGTCCGCCGGGAGCCCGCCGTCCGCTACCGGGGCGTCTTCATCAACGACGAGCAGAACCTCACCACCTGGTCCCGCCGCACCCAGGAGCCGGACAAGAACATCGGCCCGAAGACCTACGAGCGGGTCTTCGAGCTGCTGCTCCGCCTCAAGGCCAACTACCTCTGGCCCGCGATGCACCCCTACTCCGACTTCTTCAACAAGCACCGTGAGAACCCCGAACTGGCCGAGCGCTACGGCATCGTGGTCGGCTCCAGCCACCCCGAGGCCATGCTGCGCAACGGCGTGCACGAGTGGCAGCCGTGGGCCGAGGAGCACCGCAACCCCGACGGCACCCTGCCGGTCTACGACTACACGGTGAACCCGGCCGTCATCTCCGACTACTGGCGGGCCCGGGCCCGCCAGAACGCCGGCTACGAGAGCAGCTGGACGATCGGCATGCGCGGTCTGCACGACTCCGCGCTGGAGACGAAGCACGCCACCACCGTCCCGGAGAAGGTCGCGGTGATGAACGACATCATCGCCGACCAGCGCCGCATCCTGGCCGAGGAGGTGGGCCCGGCGGCCGAGCCGCAGATCTTCATCCCGTACAAGGAGGTCCTGGAGCTGTACAACGCGGGCGTCGAGGTCCCTGACGACGTCACGCTGATCTGGCCGGACGACAACCACGGCAACATGCGCCAGCTCCCGGACGAGTCCGAGCGCCGCCGCCCCGGCGGCAACGGCATCTACTACCACCTCTCCTACTGGGGGCGCCCGCGGAGCTACCTGTGGCTGGACACCACCCAGCTGGGCAAGGTGTGGCAGGAGCTGCGCCGGGTCCACGAGCACCAAGCGGACCGCATGTGGATCTTCAACGTGGGGGACATCAAGTCGATCGAGACGGGGCTGTCCTTCTGCCTGGACATGGCCTGGGACGTGGACCGCTGGGGCCCCGGCGATGTCGAGGACTTCCTCGTGGAGTGGGCCGGGCGCCAGTTCGGCCGGAGGTACGGCTCGGAGATCGCCGCGATCCGCACCGAGTACTACCGCCTGGCGGCGCAGCGGCGCCCGGAGTTCATCGACAAGGCGGTCTTCTCGACGGTGCACCACGGCGACGAGGCGGGCGGGCGCATGACGGACTACGAGCAGTTGCTGGACCGTGTGCGACGGCTGGGCGCGAAACTGCCCGAGGGCTACCGGGACGCCTACTTCCAGCTGGTCGAATACCCCGTCCACGGCGCGTACCTGATGAACCTGAAGTACTACTGGGCGGACCGCAACGCGCTCGCCGTCCGGCAGGGCCGCGGCGCCGGCACGAACCGTTTCGCGGACCTCGCCGAGGCGGCACACGCCGAGGAGCAGGCGATCACCCGTCGCTACAACACCCAGATCGCGGGCGGAAAGTGGGACGGGATCGTCAACCCCTACCCCTCCGAGATCCCGAAGGCGCCGGGCCGCCCGGCCGTGACCAGGATCCCCCGGCAGGAGACGTCGGGCCTGGAAGTGGCCGCCGAGGGCAACGAGACGGGCGCCGGCCGCCCGCTGTCGTTCTCCTCCTACACCCGGGACCGCCGTTTCGTGGACGTGTTCAACACCGGTTTCCTGCCGCTGGAGTGGCGGGCCGAGCCGAGCGCCCCGTGGATCCGGCTGAGCACGACGGGAGGAGAACTCACCGACCAGGTACGGGTGTGGGCCGAGATCGACTGGCCGCGCGTGCCGCAGGGCACGCACCGTCCGACGCTGACCTTCACCGGTGCGGGCCGGAGCCTCGAGGTGCCGCTGCTCGTGGTCGACGACGGGGAGCGGGCCCGGCGGCGGGCCCGCGGCTTCGTCGAGGCCCACGGCCATGTGTCGATCGACGCCGCGCACTTCGACCGCGAGGTGCCGCGCGGCGGGGCGCGCTGGCGGACCGTGCGCGGGCTGGGCCGCCGTACGGCCGCAGTCGAGGCGGTCCCGACGACGGCCCCGTCGATCACCGAGGACCTCACCGTCCGGTCTCCGGAGCTGCGGTACCGCATCCGCTTGACCACGGCCGGCACGTTCCCGGTGACGGTGTTCCGGCTGCCCTCCCTCGACGAACGCGGCAAACGGCGCGTCGCGGTCGCCCTCGACGACCAGCCCCCGACGGTCCTGTCGGGTCAGGCGATCGCCACCGGCAACCGGGGCGACGCCTGGGCCCGCAACGTGGAGGAGGGCGTCGAGAAGCTGACGGCCCGGGTGACCGTCGCGGAGCCCGGTGAGCATGTGCTGAGGGTGTTCATGGTGGATCCGGGGATGGCGGTGGACCAGATCGTGATCGACACGGGTGGTCTGCCCGCGAGCCATCTCGCGCCTCCGGAGAGCTACCACCGCGTCTTCAACCCCGACCCCGCCCTCGCACCGGGCGTGGCGGCACAGGACCGATAA
- a CDS encoding cytochrome P450, with protein sequence MIGSVSGPARDWTVGTAPGIFPFIGHGIDLARRPLAFLNSLPEHGDLVEIRLGPQRAWMACHPDLVHQVLMDPRTFDKGGPLYDRLRTLLGDGVGTCRHQDHRRQRRLLQPEFRKARVADHVRLVGEEVESVCHAWRARQAVDISATMLDLSTRVVSRVLFSDSLGTATAAEMRRCLATVVRGMFVRTVMPVDALFRVPTSANRRYRHASDRLRAIVDAAIARRRRNSPHDNRDDLLGTLLAATRADGGGTPITDREVHGQVMTLMFAGAESTALCLSSALELLGRHPEEERRLHSEVDAVLASGQPPGSDELPRLVRTRCILTETLRHRPPGWLFTRVTTQETELAGYRLPKGATVMFSPYLLHHDPTLFPDPDRFLPDRWLPGQAVAVPPGAMIPFGAGSRKCIGETLALTEATVAVAFIARHWRLRHLPGHTERLHPAASLGPRGLVMVSEPRAGRPVGTPPRADSRVPGTTAVPVVHDSRTAGGNDVRDA encoded by the coding sequence ATGATCGGCTCCGTTTCCGGGCCAGCCCGGGATTGGACAGTGGGCACTGCTCCAGGCATATTCCCATTCATCGGCCACGGTATCGACTTGGCCCGTCGACCGCTGGCCTTTCTGAATTCTCTGCCCGAACACGGGGATCTGGTCGAGATACGCCTGGGTCCGCAGCGTGCCTGGATGGCGTGTCACCCGGACCTGGTCCACCAGGTGCTCATGGACCCGCGCACCTTCGACAAGGGCGGCCCGCTCTACGACAGGTTACGGACGCTGCTGGGGGACGGCGTCGGCACCTGCCGCCATCAGGATCACCGGCGCCAGCGCAGGCTGCTCCAGCCCGAGTTCCGCAAGGCCCGCGTCGCCGACCACGTGCGCCTGGTGGGCGAGGAAGTGGAGTCGGTGTGCCACGCGTGGCGGGCCAGGCAAGCGGTCGACATCAGCGCGACCATGCTGGACCTGTCCACACGCGTGGTCAGCCGCGTCCTCTTCTCCGACTCGCTCGGCACCGCGACGGCCGCCGAGATGCGCAGGTGCCTGGCCACCGTGGTCCGCGGCATGTTCGTCCGGACCGTGATGCCGGTCGACGCCCTGTTCCGTGTTCCCACGTCGGCGAACCGGCGCTACCGGCATGCTTCCGACCGCCTGCGCGCGATCGTCGACGCGGCCATCGCCAGGCGTCGGCGAAACTCTCCCCACGACAATCGCGACGACCTGCTCGGGACCCTGCTGGCGGCCACGCGGGCCGACGGCGGCGGAACGCCGATCACCGACCGGGAAGTCCACGGCCAGGTGATGACTCTCATGTTCGCCGGCGCCGAGAGCACCGCGCTGTGCCTCTCCTCCGCCCTGGAGCTCCTGGGGCGGCATCCCGAGGAGGAACGCCGCCTGCACTCCGAAGTCGACGCCGTGCTCGCGTCAGGGCAGCCGCCCGGCTCCGACGAACTGCCACGCCTCGTCCGCACCCGCTGCATCCTCACCGAGACCCTTCGCCACCGCCCGCCCGGCTGGCTCTTCACCCGCGTCACCACTCAGGAGACGGAACTCGCCGGATACCGTCTGCCGAAGGGCGCCACCGTCATGTTCAGCCCCTACCTCCTGCACCACGACCCCACCCTGTTCCCCGATCCCGATCGCTTCCTCCCCGACCGCTGGCTGCCCGGCCAGGCCGTCGCGGTTCCGCCCGGGGCGATGATTCCGTTCGGTGCGGGCAGCCGGAAATGCATCGGAGAGACACTCGCCCTGACGGAGGCCACGGTGGCCGTCGCGTTCATCGCCCGCCACTGGCGGCTGCGTCATCTGCCCGGCCACACCGAACGCCTGCACCCCGCGGCGTCGTTGGGGCCGAGGGGACTGGTGATGGTCAGCGAACCGCGAGCGGGGCGGCCGGTGGGCACACCGCCTCGGGCGGACTCCCGCGTTCCCGGGACAACAGCCGTACCCGTCGTCCACGACTCCCGAACGGCAGGTGGCAACGATGTCCGCGACGCATGA
- a CDS encoding (-)-alpha-amorphene synthase, whose translation MSATHEEVTLAAQDGIQVVDLREMIDANLYMPFPFQRSPHASAAAAGVEEWLSTWGLTDNPAVAAMISCTRPAELAACNSPTMDPGLLQIVANQIAYQFIYDDRAEDVGRHTPGRLLPMLCESIAILRDDQPPTTPLGAALADLHRQVRERCTPAQAARWAWNSREYVHGLLYEAVAQNHPAPVGSGLCRSVRSLIAGVEPFYPLCEAAQPCELTPEEIHHPVMRRLSRLSADAAVWIPDLFSAVKEQRAGGLINLALAYQRTHRCSLPTAVALATRHINSTIREFERLYGEFRPELTPSGAGYVEGMAGWIRGCYFWSRTVPRYADALAAPPVL comes from the coding sequence ATGTCCGCGACGCATGAGGAAGTCACGCTCGCCGCGCAGGACGGAATACAGGTCGTCGATCTGAGGGAAATGATCGACGCGAACCTCTACATGCCCTTCCCCTTCCAGCGCAGTCCCCACGCGTCCGCAGCGGCGGCGGGCGTCGAGGAATGGCTGAGCACGTGGGGGCTGACCGACAACCCGGCGGTGGCGGCCATGATCTCCTGTACACGCCCCGCCGAACTCGCGGCCTGCAACAGTCCGACCATGGACCCCGGGCTCCTCCAGATCGTGGCCAACCAGATCGCCTACCAGTTCATCTACGACGACCGCGCGGAGGACGTCGGCCGGCACACGCCGGGCCGGCTGCTGCCCATGCTGTGCGAGAGCATCGCCATCCTGCGGGACGACCAACCACCCACCACCCCGCTCGGGGCGGCCCTGGCCGACCTCCATCGACAGGTACGCGAGCGGTGCACACCCGCTCAGGCCGCACGGTGGGCCTGGAACAGCCGTGAGTACGTCCACGGCCTGCTGTACGAAGCGGTGGCCCAGAACCATCCCGCCCCGGTGGGAAGCGGGCTGTGCCGGTCCGTACGCTCCCTCATCGCGGGCGTCGAGCCGTTCTACCCGCTGTGCGAGGCCGCGCAGCCGTGCGAACTGACCCCGGAGGAGATCCATCACCCTGTCATGCGGCGCCTGAGCCGGCTGTCGGCCGACGCGGCGGTGTGGATACCCGACCTCTTCTCCGCGGTGAAGGAACAGCGGGCGGGCGGCCTGATCAACCTCGCCCTCGCCTACCAGCGGACACACCGGTGCTCTTTGCCGACGGCCGTCGCACTCGCCACACGGCACATCAACAGCACGATCCGCGAGTTCGAGCGGCTCTACGGTGAGTTCAGGCCGGAGTTGACCCCGTCCGGAGCCGGCTATGTGGAGGGCATGGCCGGCTGGATCCGCGGTTGCTACTTCTGGTCCCGCACCGTGCCCCGGTACGCGGACGCGTTGGCGGCACCGCCCGTGCTCTGA
- a CDS encoding ATP-binding protein produces the protein MAHGLRQSINEHRPLLERDEELRAGEHALARLRDTVDGVPQVPRGGFLAFTGEAGLGKTTLIAAVRARAAALGFTVFSGKGGENEQGMAFRVVRQAMQPILARMSETERRAFLSSWYDIVGAALGLEATDPARVPDPTGVRDGLDWVMTRLTMLNSPVVLLLDDLHWADAESLDWLASFAPRVANLPLLIVVGYRPDELPSDATSFRMLVERHEQRPHVLSPLGEAGVARIIRDEVGEEAEDEFCGACWTVTNGSPFEVVELAIRLRERKVRGTREELPVMRDLAAAVKGPGLIERLKRLGPGTVRFAWAGAVLGGPFSPEDAADLAVVGREEAFEAAEKLRVRRILADADEPAGNLEFVHPQIATTIYRDIPPALRVGMHNAAAHAAQAVGADPTVAARHLLEVPCDGRPEAVACLRAAAREYLRAGAPEAARRVLTRALREPPPAEDRAALLHELACSTFLIEPTATVSHLREALTEAGIDPDLRAAIVYRLTQALAHTDRMTEAATVAADEARRATNARVKLRMQADHFVWSAFRADEPDSSARSRRLARLADKLPGRSLEERYILGLRAWDALVRGEPRQTALGYAEEALRGGMSWTDENRGFEVPAAVALLFMYCDQPRRAEELFAEGMAECEHMGWRGSHLAQGQTLLGYIRYRRGFLPEAEELVRAGLHTAERVEGAVPAQWFAIGILIQTLLARGRTGDARRLADSYHYGDVVPNAVIFPDPRTVYADLLLAEGRLAQAARLLSKVGDWLEGRDWRNPAWCPWQLGLASALARTAPDEAARHAQDAVKRARDFGAASAIGQALHVQAEVTGGQAALDLHTQAVDHLERSPAAYELARALVGHGAALARNGHLHDAADRLYQGLEGAVHCGAEGLAARARRELSAAGLRPLPLRYAQTDMLTAQERRAAEMTALGHPVSVVAKDLRLTEQGVRQLLSAVYRKLGTDASGLPDALSNHPRR, from the coding sequence ATGGCCCATGGGCTGCGGCAATCGATCAACGAACACCGGCCACTACTCGAACGTGACGAGGAACTCCGAGCCGGCGAGCACGCGTTGGCGCGGCTCCGCGACACGGTCGACGGCGTGCCCCAGGTACCGCGCGGCGGGTTCCTCGCTTTCACCGGTGAGGCCGGGCTGGGCAAGACGACACTCATCGCGGCGGTCCGGGCCCGCGCCGCCGCCCTCGGGTTCACCGTGTTCTCCGGCAAGGGCGGCGAGAACGAGCAGGGGATGGCGTTCCGTGTCGTCCGCCAGGCCATGCAGCCCATCCTGGCCAGGATGAGCGAGACGGAGCGCCGGGCCTTCCTGAGCAGCTGGTACGACATCGTCGGCGCCGCGCTCGGTCTCGAGGCGACGGACCCCGCCCGGGTCCCGGACCCTACCGGAGTACGCGACGGCCTCGACTGGGTCATGACGCGCCTCACGATGTTGAACTCGCCTGTCGTGCTGCTCCTGGACGACCTGCACTGGGCCGATGCCGAATCCCTCGACTGGCTCGCCTCCTTCGCGCCCCGGGTCGCGAACCTCCCGCTGCTGATCGTCGTCGGCTACCGGCCCGACGAACTTCCGTCCGACGCGACCTCTTTCCGCATGCTCGTCGAGCGCCACGAGCAGCGCCCGCACGTGCTGTCTCCGCTCGGCGAGGCCGGTGTGGCGCGGATCATCAGGGACGAAGTGGGTGAGGAAGCCGAGGACGAGTTCTGCGGCGCGTGCTGGACGGTCACCAACGGAAGCCCCTTCGAGGTCGTCGAACTGGCCATCCGGCTCCGTGAACGGAAGGTGAGGGGCACCCGGGAGGAGTTGCCCGTGATGCGGGACCTCGCCGCCGCGGTCAAGGGCCCCGGCCTGATCGAGCGCCTCAAACGCCTCGGCCCGGGCACCGTCCGCTTCGCGTGGGCCGGCGCCGTCCTGGGTGGGCCCTTCTCACCGGAGGACGCCGCCGACCTCGCGGTGGTCGGCAGAGAGGAGGCCTTCGAGGCGGCCGAGAAGCTGCGCGTCCGCCGCATCCTCGCGGACGCCGACGAGCCCGCGGGCAACCTGGAGTTCGTCCACCCGCAGATCGCCACGACGATCTACCGCGACATCCCACCGGCCCTGCGCGTCGGCATGCACAACGCGGCCGCCCATGCCGCCCAGGCGGTCGGGGCCGACCCCACTGTCGCCGCCCGGCACCTGCTGGAGGTTCCCTGCGACGGCCGGCCCGAGGCGGTCGCGTGCCTGCGCGCCGCCGCGCGTGAGTACCTGCGCGCCGGAGCCCCGGAGGCCGCCCGACGCGTGCTGACCCGGGCGCTGCGGGAACCGCCCCCTGCCGAGGACCGCGCCGCCCTTCTCCACGAGCTGGCCTGCTCCACTTTCCTGATCGAGCCCACGGCCACGGTCAGCCATCTCCGGGAGGCGCTGACGGAAGCGGGAATCGATCCCGACCTGCGCGCCGCCATCGTCTACCGGCTGACCCAGGCGCTGGCCCACACCGACCGGATGACCGAGGCCGCGACCGTGGCCGCCGACGAGGCACGGCGCGCCACCAACGCGCGCGTCAAACTGCGCATGCAGGCCGATCACTTCGTATGGAGCGCGTTCCGCGCCGACGAGCCCGACTCGTCCGCCCGCTCGCGGCGGCTGGCGCGGCTGGCCGACAAGCTTCCCGGCCGCAGTCTGGAGGAGCGCTACATCCTCGGACTGCGGGCGTGGGACGCCCTCGTGCGCGGCGAGCCGCGGCAGACCGCCCTCGGGTATGCCGAGGAGGCCCTGCGCGGCGGGATGAGCTGGACCGACGAGAACCGCGGCTTCGAGGTGCCCGCGGCGGTCGCCCTGCTGTTCATGTACTGCGACCAGCCGCGGCGGGCCGAAGAGCTCTTCGCCGAAGGCATGGCCGAGTGCGAGCACATGGGGTGGCGCGGCTCCCATCTGGCGCAGGGCCAGACGCTCCTGGGCTATATCCGCTACCGCCGCGGTTTCCTGCCCGAAGCGGAAGAGCTCGTCCGGGCGGGGCTGCACACCGCCGAGCGCGTCGAAGGAGCGGTGCCCGCCCAGTGGTTCGCCATCGGCATTCTCATCCAGACCCTGCTGGCCCGGGGGCGGACCGGTGACGCGCGCCGGCTCGCCGACAGCTACCACTACGGCGACGTGGTCCCCAACGCCGTCATCTTCCCCGATCCCCGCACGGTGTACGCCGACCTGCTCCTGGCGGAGGGGCGACTCGCCCAGGCGGCGCGGCTGTTGTCCAAGGTCGGGGACTGGCTGGAGGGGCGCGACTGGCGCAACCCCGCGTGGTGCCCCTGGCAGCTGGGACTGGCCTCGGCCCTTGCCCGCACCGCCCCTGACGAGGCGGCCCGCCATGCCCAGGACGCCGTCAAGCGCGCCCGGGACTTCGGCGCGGCGTCCGCGATCGGCCAGGCGCTGCACGTCCAGGCGGAGGTGACGGGCGGGCAGGCCGCACTCGATCTGCACACGCAGGCCGTGGACCACCTGGAGCGGTCGCCCGCCGCGTACGAACTGGCCCGTGCCCTGGTGGGCCACGGCGCCGCTCTGGCCCGCAACGGTCATCTGCACGACGCCGCCGACCGGCTCTACCAGGGCCTGGAAGGTGCGGTGCACTGTGGCGCCGAGGGCCTGGCCGCCCGCGCCAGGCGGGAGCTCTCCGCGGCGGGACTGCGTCCGCTGCCCCTGCGTTACGCGCAGACGGACATGCTGACGGCCCAGGAGCGCAGGGCCGCCGAGATGACGGCCCTGGGCCACCCGGTATCGGTGGTGGCGAAGGACCTGCGGCTCACCGAGCAGGGCGTACGGCAACTGCTGTCCGCCGTGTACCGAAAACTCGGCACGGACGCATCCGGCCTCCCCGACGCCCTGTCGAACCATCCCCGACGGTGA
- a CDS encoding SGNH/GDSL hydrolase family protein, with protein sequence MQTIPHTFPRRFLPTLLAAALMACLLSWADGSPAQAALGGTATAKAAAPGQPGDPNIKFVGRWDTTSSATAYTPYWAGAYYRAGFTGRTVKLKQRGTIDLWARIDNGPVRFYDDVKGTVNLTPTALSPGNHTLQVNYQVVAGSYRGDAVFQGLVLDSGATTFAPPAPAKLVEFVGDSITVGTTSSQNARTAYGWLIGERLGVEHTQIAQGGACLVAAADGCVGLERQFTKLNPNAATPDWNFSRYRADAVVINLGTNDVGHGVSTAQFQSAYSSLLRKVRAAYPQAWIFALETFRGRFVPQTEAAVRAAVAGGDARVSFVDTTGWLGSGDLSDSVHPNDRGHRAIADRLAPVIAARIGA encoded by the coding sequence GTGCAGACCATCCCCCACACCTTCCCGAGACGTTTCCTGCCGACCTTGCTGGCGGCCGCGCTCATGGCCTGTCTGCTGTCCTGGGCCGACGGCTCGCCCGCGCAGGCCGCCCTCGGCGGTACCGCCACGGCGAAGGCGGCCGCCCCCGGGCAGCCCGGTGACCCGAACATCAAGTTCGTCGGCCGCTGGGACACCACCAGCTCCGCCACCGCCTACACCCCGTACTGGGCGGGCGCGTACTACCGGGCCGGCTTCACCGGCCGCACGGTCAAGCTGAAGCAGCGGGGCACGATCGACCTGTGGGCGCGGATCGACAACGGCCCCGTGAGGTTCTACGACGACGTCAAGGGGACGGTGAACCTGACCCCGACGGCCCTGTCCCCCGGCAACCACACCCTCCAGGTCAACTACCAGGTGGTGGCCGGGTCGTACCGGGGGGACGCCGTCTTCCAGGGACTGGTCCTGGACAGCGGCGCGACGACGTTCGCCCCACCGGCCCCGGCGAAACTGGTCGAGTTCGTCGGCGACTCCATCACCGTGGGCACGACGAGCTCGCAGAACGCCCGTACCGCGTACGGCTGGCTGATCGGGGAGCGGCTGGGCGTCGAGCACACGCAGATCGCCCAGGGCGGGGCGTGCCTGGTGGCCGCGGCGGACGGATGCGTGGGGCTGGAGCGGCAGTTCACCAAGCTCAACCCGAACGCGGCGACGCCCGACTGGAACTTCTCGCGCTACCGGGCCGACGCGGTCGTCATCAACCTCGGCACCAACGACGTCGGGCACGGGGTGAGTACGGCACAGTTCCAGTCGGCGTACAGCAGTCTGCTGCGCAAGGTGCGGGCCGCGTATCCGCAGGCGTGGATCTTCGCGCTGGAGACGTTCCGCGGGCGGTTCGTCCCCCAGACCGAGGCCGCGGTGAGGGCCGCCGTCGCCGGGGGTGACGCGCGGGTGTCCTTCGTCGACACCACCGGCTGGCTGGGGTCGGGCGATCTGTCGGACTCGGTGCATCCCAACGACCGGGGGCACCGGGCCATAGCCGACCGGCTGGCACCGGTGATCGCGGCGAGGATCGGGGCGTAG
- a CDS encoding MFS transporter yields MALLVIASCQLMVVLDITIVNIALPHIQNSLEFSTTSLSWVVNAYTLTFGGLLLLGGRAGDILGRRRVFVFGVLLFVLASLLGGFAQNAGQLLGARALQGVGGAIASPTALALISTTFREGPERNRAFGVFAAVSAGGGAIGLLAGGMLVEWLNWRWVLFVNVPIGLLIVLATPRYIRESERHPGRFDVTGALTSTVGMVLLVYGFIRAAQEGWRDPLTLASFAGAVVILAVFVAIERRSKQPITPLHMFADRNRAGTYGIMLCLAAAIFGMFFFLTLFVQNVLGFSPLAAGLAFLPVSAVIAVGAGLASRFLPVYGPKPFMVVGAILAAAGLAWLTLTDVHSTYAGSVLGPMLVFSLGMGMEFVSLTLMALSNVPTPETGAASGLLNATQQVGGSLGLSILVTMYGTASTNEADKQIPDFLQQATPAERIRFERTGQLPKPWSDEILTAGVSAAFIMAAIFTAVAALIALLVIQVRPSDLERLKGGAGPGPK; encoded by the coding sequence ATGGCGCTGCTGGTCATCGCCTCGTGCCAGTTGATGGTGGTCCTCGACATCACCATCGTGAACATCGCGCTGCCGCACATCCAGAACTCACTGGAGTTCTCCACCACGAGCCTGTCCTGGGTGGTGAACGCCTACACCCTCACCTTCGGCGGCCTGCTGCTGCTCGGCGGCCGGGCCGGAGACATTCTCGGCAGGCGGCGCGTCTTCGTCTTCGGCGTGCTGCTCTTCGTGCTCGCCTCCCTGCTCGGCGGATTCGCCCAGAACGCCGGCCAACTCCTCGGCGCCCGTGCCCTGCAGGGCGTCGGCGGCGCCATCGCCTCCCCGACCGCGCTCGCCCTGATCAGCACCACCTTCCGCGAGGGACCGGAACGCAACCGCGCCTTCGGCGTCTTCGCCGCGGTCTCGGCCGGGGGCGGCGCGATCGGCCTGCTCGCCGGCGGCATGCTGGTGGAGTGGCTGAACTGGCGGTGGGTGCTGTTCGTCAACGTGCCCATCGGCCTGCTCATCGTGCTCGCCACACCGCGTTACATCAGGGAGTCCGAACGCCACCCCGGGCGCTTCGACGTCACCGGCGCGCTCACTTCCACCGTGGGCATGGTGCTGCTCGTCTACGGCTTCATCAGAGCCGCGCAGGAGGGCTGGCGGGACCCGCTCACGCTCGCCTCGTTCGCCGGAGCGGTCGTGATCCTGGCGGTCTTCGTCGCGATCGAGCGGCGTTCGAAACAGCCCATCACGCCGCTGCACATGTTCGCCGACCGCAACCGCGCGGGCACCTACGGCATCATGCTGTGCCTGGCCGCAGCCATCTTCGGCATGTTCTTCTTCCTCACACTCTTCGTGCAGAACGTGCTCGGGTTCAGCCCGCTCGCGGCCGGCCTCGCCTTCCTGCCGGTCAGCGCGGTCATCGCCGTAGGCGCCGGTCTGGCCTCGCGGTTCCTGCCCGTCTACGGGCCCAAGCCGTTCATGGTGGTGGGCGCGATCCTGGCGGCGGCGGGCCTGGCCTGGCTGACCCTCACCGACGTCCACTCCACCTACGCGGGCAGTGTCCTCGGACCGATGCTCGTCTTCAGCCTGGGCATGGGCATGGAGTTCGTGTCACTGACCCTCATGGCGCTGTCCAACGTGCCCACGCCGGAGACCGGCGCGGCCTCCGGACTCCTCAACGCCACCCAGCAGGTCGGCGGCTCCCTCGGACTGTCCATCCTGGTGACGATGTACGGCACGGCCAGCACCAACGAGGCGGACAAGCAGATCCCGGACTTCCTCCAGCAGGCGACCCCAGCCGAGCGCATCCGGTTCGAACGCACCGGGCAACTGCCCAAACCCTGGTCCGACGAGATCCTCACCGCCGGTGTCTCGGCCGCCTTCATCATGGCGGCGATCTTCACCGCCGTAGCCGCCCTGATCGCCCTGCTCGTCATCCAGGTCCGGCCCTCGGACCTCGAACGCCTCAAGGGCGGAGCGGGCCCCGGCCCGAAGTGA